In the Pseudothauera hydrothermalis genome, one interval contains:
- the rapZ gene encoding RNase adapter RapZ, whose translation MQVILISGLSGSGKSVALNVLEDASYYVVDNLPATLLPQLVAYLRDAGYRRVAVAVDVRSGANIAALPQQVDQLRAMVDDLRFIFLEARDDALIARFSETRRKHPLAREGVSLEEAIQCERDLLAKVAELGHRVDTSDLQANTLRAWVKDFVNIAATEGLTLMFQSFGFKYGIPLDADLVFDVRCLPNPHYDPRLRPLTGRDRPVIDFLAGVPEVGRMAEDIRRFVDTWLPAYVRDNRSYLTVAIGCTGGQHRSVYLAEWLAERFRDRVRVLVRHRSAARRASDAGGHGAS comes from the coding sequence ATGCAGGTCATTCTCATCAGCGGTCTTTCCGGCTCGGGCAAGAGCGTTGCGCTCAACGTGCTGGAAGACGCCAGCTATTACGTGGTGGACAATCTGCCGGCCACGTTGCTGCCGCAGTTGGTCGCGTATTTGCGCGATGCCGGTTACCGCCGTGTGGCAGTCGCGGTGGATGTGCGCTCCGGGGCAAACATCGCCGCCTTGCCGCAGCAGGTGGATCAGTTGCGTGCGATGGTGGATGACCTGCGCTTCATCTTCTTGGAAGCGCGGGATGACGCGCTGATCGCGCGTTTTTCGGAAACCCGTCGCAAGCATCCGCTGGCCCGCGAAGGGGTGTCGCTGGAAGAGGCCATTCAATGCGAACGCGATCTGCTGGCCAAGGTCGCCGAACTGGGCCACCGGGTCGATACCAGCGATCTGCAAGCCAATACCTTGCGCGCCTGGGTCAAGGATTTCGTGAATATCGCGGCCACCGAAGGGCTGACTTTGATGTTCCAGTCCTTCGGCTTCAAATACGGCATTCCGCTCGATGCCGATCTGGTGTTCGACGTGCGTTGTTTGCCTAATCCGCACTACGATCCGCGTCTGCGCCCGCTTACTGGGCGCGATCGGCCGGTGATCGATTTTCTCGCCGGTGTGCCCGAGGTCGGCCGCATGGCCGAGGACATCCGCCGCTTCGTCGACACCTGGCTGCCGGCTTATGTGCGCGACAACCGCAGTTATCTCACCGTGGCCATCGGCTGCACCGGTGGCCAGCACCGCTCGGTCTATCTGGCCGAGTGGCTGGCCGAACGCTTCCGGGATCGTGTCCGTGTGCTGGTGCGCCACCGCAGTGCGGCCCGGCGGGCTTCGGACGCCGGCGGCCACGGCGCGTCATGA
- a CDS encoding NusG domain II-containing protein — translation MNNRLADWLPLVRPGDWLVIGAGLALCVVATVTLWRGGAPDKAVVRAGGELFGEYGLSAPQRIEVPGPLGVSVIEIQPGRARVAADPGPHQYCVRQGWLTQAGAVAICAPNQVSLSLSGRNGQYDSLNY, via the coding sequence ATGAACAATCGGCTGGCCGACTGGCTGCCGCTGGTCCGTCCTGGCGACTGGTTAGTGATCGGCGCCGGGCTGGCGCTGTGCGTGGTGGCCACCGTCACCCTGTGGCGCGGCGGCGCGCCCGACAAAGCCGTGGTGCGCGCCGGCGGCGAGCTCTTTGGCGAGTATGGCCTGAGCGCCCCGCAGCGCATCGAAGTGCCCGGACCGCTGGGCGTCAGCGTGATCGAGATCCAGCCCGGCCGCGCCCGGGTGGCGGCCGATCCCGGCCCGCATCAGTATTGTGTGCGTCAGGGCTGGCTGACCCAGGCCGGCGCGGTGGCGATCTGCGCGCCCAATCAGGTGAGCCTGAGCTTGAGCGGGCGCAACGGACAGTATGACTCGCTCAACTATTGA
- a CDS encoding Gx transporter family protein, which yields MTRSTIELVPTAEDHRIARHAAAAIVLTVAEAAIPLPLPGVKPGLANIVTLIVLARWGWREAVWVALLRVLAGSLLLGQFLAPGFFLSLSGALASLLTLGLAMHLPRRWFGPVSLSIFAACAHIGAQLALARLWLVPHDGVFYLVPVFAAAALLFGVVNGLIAARLLRELPRAG from the coding sequence ATGACTCGCTCAACTATTGAGTTGGTGCCTACCGCCGAGGATCACCGCATTGCCCGTCATGCGGCGGCCGCCATCGTGCTCACCGTGGCCGAGGCCGCCATCCCGCTGCCGCTGCCCGGTGTGAAGCCCGGGCTGGCCAACATCGTCACTTTGATCGTGCTGGCGCGCTGGGGCTGGCGCGAAGCGGTGTGGGTGGCGCTGCTGCGGGTGCTGGCCGGTAGCCTGCTGCTTGGCCAGTTTCTGGCCCCGGGTTTTTTTCTCAGCCTGTCCGGCGCGCTTGCCAGCCTGTTGACCCTGGGGCTGGCCATGCACCTGCCCCGGCGTTGGTTTGGCCCGGTCAGCCTGTCCATCTTTGCCGCCTGCGCCCATATCGGCGCCCAATTGGCGCTCGCTCGGCTGTGGCTGGTACCCCATGATGGGGTTTTTTACCTGGTCCCGGTGTTTGCCGCCGCGGCGCTGTTGTTTGGCGTAGTCAATGGCCTGATTGCCGCCCGCCTGCTGCGCGAGCTGCCGCGTGCGGGCTGA
- a CDS encoding sensor histidine kinase translates to MREAAAHAPLRLRSLRWRLLAAVCAAVLLLWLLTGWLSYTQAQHEAEELMDGNLAQSGRLLLALLRDNEADLRELAGRLATVRGAADNIYEPPLEFQIGRADGSILARSEAAPHLPVLGVTGYRDIVREDTAWRVLNVASQDGRYRVQVAQSIALRDRAALEVASHTVLPLALLSPVLIVLIYLSVLRALRPLDRLAGEISARNPDNLAPIPVQQVPTEALPLVGAINRLLQRVARTLDNERRFTADAAHELRTPLAALKVHTQVARLCREDAAREHALRQLEHGVDRVSRLVEQLLRLARLDPLNTLPDPGAVSLHALVDHTLEALRQSTPAAAQRITHTLSPDTPAVAGDADLLQIALRNLLDNALRYSPAEAAIQVAVEDHGQAVDLVVADNGPGVPPDALARLGERFFRVTGTVEGSGLGLAIVARIMALHGGRLALSNRPQGGLRAALCGLKRAAADCARPLSPHAAARAAGGRQSGH, encoded by the coding sequence ATGAGGGAGGCTGCCGCGCACGCGCCCTTGCGCCTGCGCTCGCTGCGCTGGCGCCTGCTGGCCGCGGTGTGCGCAGCGGTGCTGCTGCTGTGGCTGCTCACCGGCTGGCTGAGCTATACCCAGGCGCAGCATGAGGCCGAGGAGCTGATGGATGGCAACTTGGCCCAGAGTGGCCGTCTGCTGCTGGCCCTGCTGCGCGACAACGAAGCCGATCTGCGCGAGCTGGCCGGTCGGCTGGCCACCGTGCGTGGAGCCGCGGACAACATTTATGAGCCGCCGCTGGAATTTCAGATCGGCCGCGCCGACGGCAGCATCCTGGCGCGCTCCGAAGCCGCGCCGCATCTACCGGTGCTGGGTGTAACCGGCTACCGCGACATTGTGCGCGAAGACACTGCTTGGCGGGTGCTCAACGTAGCCTCGCAGGACGGCCGCTACCGGGTGCAGGTGGCGCAGTCCATCGCCCTGCGCGACCGTGCCGCCCTGGAGGTGGCCAGTCACACCGTGTTGCCGCTGGCGCTGCTCTCGCCGGTGCTGATCGTGCTGATCTATCTGTCGGTGCTGCGCGCCCTGCGCCCGCTGGACCGGCTGGCCGGGGAGATTTCCGCACGCAACCCGGACAATCTGGCGCCGATACCGGTTCAGCAGGTTCCCACCGAGGCGCTGCCGCTGGTCGGCGCGATCAACCGGCTGCTCCAGCGTGTGGCCCGCACGCTGGACAACGAGCGCCGCTTCACCGCCGACGCCGCGCATGAACTGCGCACGCCGCTGGCTGCGCTCAAAGTGCACACCCAAGTCGCCCGTCTGTGCAGGGAGGACGCCGCCCGTGAGCACGCCCTGCGACAGCTCGAACATGGCGTGGATCGCGTCAGCCGATTGGTGGAGCAGTTGCTGCGTCTGGCCCGCCTGGACCCGCTCAACACCTTGCCCGACCCCGGCGCGGTGAGCCTGCACGCGTTGGTCGACCACACGCTCGAGGCACTGCGCCAGAGCACGCCCGCGGCAGCGCAACGCATCACCCACACGCTCTCCCCCGACACCCCCGCGGTGGCCGGCGACGCCGACCTGCTACAGATCGCCTTGCGCAACCTGTTGGACAACGCGCTGCGCTACTCGCCGGCGGAGGCCGCCATCCAGGTCGCGGTCGAGGACCACGGCCAGGCCGTTGATCTGGTGGTAGCCGACAACGGCCCCGGCGTGCCGCCCGACGCGCTGGCGCGCTTGGGCGAACGCTTTTTCCGCGTCACCGGCACAGTCGAAGGCAGCGGCCTGGGGCTGGCCATCGTCGCGCGCATCATGGCACTGCACGGCGGTCGGCTGGCGTTGTCGAATCGTCCGCAAGGCGGTTTGCGTGCCGCGCTGTGCGGACTAAAGCGGGCGGCGGCGGACTGCGCCCGCCCCCTCAGCCCGCACGCGGCAGCTCGCGCAGCAGGCGGGCGGCAATCAGGCCATTGA
- a CDS encoding response regulator transcription factor gives MRILLVEDDPLLGDGIRAGLSLAGYAVDWVHDGGPALAALASHQYDACVLDLGLPGQDGIAVLQALRRRGDLTPVLVLTARDTQADKIGGLDAGADDYLTKPFDLGELQARIRALLRRAGGQAQPVLSHRDVTLDPASKRVTRAGREVALSAREFALLEALMRHPQHIRSRAQLEDSLYAWGEEAGSNTVEVYIHHLRKKLGADFIRTVRGLGYQLGADR, from the coding sequence TTGCGCATTTTACTGGTGGAAGACGACCCGCTGCTTGGCGACGGCATCCGCGCCGGGTTGAGTCTGGCCGGCTACGCGGTGGACTGGGTGCACGACGGCGGACCGGCGCTGGCCGCGCTGGCCAGTCACCAGTACGACGCCTGCGTGCTCGACCTTGGCCTGCCGGGCCAAGATGGCATCGCGGTGCTGCAAGCGCTGCGCCGGCGCGGGGATCTCACCCCGGTGCTAGTGCTCACCGCGCGCGACACCCAAGCCGACAAGATCGGCGGACTGGATGCCGGGGCGGACGACTACCTGACCAAGCCCTTCGACCTGGGCGAACTGCAGGCCCGTATCCGCGCCCTGCTGCGCCGGGCCGGCGGACAGGCGCAGCCGGTGCTCAGTCACCGCGACGTGACCCTGGATCCGGCCAGCAAGCGGGTCACCCGCGCCGGCCGGGAGGTGGCGCTGTCGGCCCGGGAATTCGCCCTGCTCGAAGCGCTGATGCGTCATCCCCAACACATCCGCAGCCGCGCTCAGTTGGAGGATAGCCTCTACGCCTGGGGCGAGGAGGCCGGCAGCAACACCGTGGAAGTGTATATCCACCATCTGCGCAAGAAGCTGGGTGCCGACTTCATTCGCACCGTGCGCGGCCTGGGCTACCAATTGGGCGCGGACCGATGA
- a CDS encoding sensor histidine kinase, which translates to MSAPPAIPGAWRGSLRLRLLAGTLAWILGTIAVAGWGLSDLFAQHLSRQFHAELLTHLDQLTAVLAFDADGTPTLASPLSDPRTRRPYGGLYWQVERLDGRQPDGTAPLRSRSLWDGVLGVPADHPADGEVHRHRIAGPDGKAVRAIERVVRPAERPQEAWRLVVAADETLLSAAQDRFTGQLLLALGVLAAGLVAAAVVQVRIGLRPLARLRDGLATVRRGEAQAIAGRFPSEIQPLVDEFNGVLARNAEVVARARTHAGNLAHALKTPLTVLANAAASENGPLASLVREQVAAAQVQVDHHLARARAAAAVQVPGLRCALRPAIEGLLRVMARVHAGRHIRLQLVDCPVGVSFRGEEQDLQEMLGNLLDNACKWARSQVEVQAACSDGMLQVTITDDGPGLREDALHAVLERGVRADEHTPGSGLGLAIVRDLAQAYGGGIELATTSQGGLRVMLRLPAA; encoded by the coding sequence ATGAGCGCGCCCCCCGCCATCCCGGGCGCCTGGCGCGGTTCGCTGCGCCTGCGCCTGCTGGCCGGTACGCTGGCCTGGATACTCGGCACCATCGCGGTCGCGGGCTGGGGGCTATCCGACCTGTTCGCACAGCATCTGTCCCGCCAGTTCCATGCCGAGCTGCTCACCCACCTCGACCAGCTCACCGCCGTCCTCGCCTTCGACGCCGACGGCACCCCGACGCTGGCCTCACCCCTGTCCGACCCGCGCACCCGGCGCCCCTATGGCGGCCTGTATTGGCAGGTGGAGCGGCTCGACGGCCGGCAGCCCGACGGCACCGCGCCGCTGCGCTCACGCTCGCTGTGGGACGGCGTGCTCGGCGTACCGGCCGACCACCCAGCCGATGGCGAGGTGCATCGCCACCGCATCGCCGGCCCGGACGGCAAGGCGGTGCGCGCCATCGAGCGCGTGGTGCGTCCAGCCGAGCGCCCGCAGGAGGCCTGGCGCCTGGTGGTGGCTGCGGACGAGACCCTGCTGAGCGCAGCCCAGGACCGTTTCACCGGCCAGTTGCTGCTGGCGCTGGGTGTGCTCGCCGCCGGCTTGGTGGCGGCCGCGGTCGTACAGGTACGCATCGGCCTGCGCCCGCTAGCCCGCCTGCGGGACGGCCTGGCCACGGTGCGCCGGGGCGAGGCCCAGGCCATCGCCGGGCGTTTTCCGTCGGAGATCCAGCCGCTGGTCGATGAGTTCAACGGCGTGCTGGCACGCAACGCCGAAGTGGTCGCCCGCGCGCGCACCCATGCGGGCAACCTGGCCCATGCGCTCAAGACGCCGCTGACGGTGCTGGCCAACGCAGCGGCCAGCGAGAACGGCCCGCTGGCCAGCCTGGTGCGCGAACAGGTCGCCGCCGCTCAGGTGCAGGTGGACCACCACCTTGCCCGCGCCCGCGCCGCCGCAGCGGTGCAGGTGCCCGGCCTGCGCTGCGCGCTGCGCCCGGCCATCGAGGGATTGCTGCGCGTCATGGCACGCGTGCATGCCGGGCGCCACATCCGGCTGCAGCTGGTCGACTGCCCGGTCGGCGTTTCTTTTCGCGGCGAAGAGCAGGATCTGCAGGAGATGCTCGGCAACCTGCTGGACAATGCCTGCAAATGGGCGCGCAGCCAAGTTGAGGTGCAAGCAGCGTGCAGTGACGGGATGCTGCAGGTGACGATCACCGACGACGGCCCCGGCCTGCGGGAAGACGCCCTACATGCGGTACTCGAGCGCGGTGTGCGGGCGGACGAACATACCCCGGGCAGCGGACTGGGGCTGGCCATCGTGCGTGATTTGGCACAAGCCTATGGCGGCGGCATTGAACTGGCAACCACTTCACAAGGTGGGTTACGTGTAATGCTACGCTTGCCTGCTGCTTGA
- a CDS encoding response regulator transcription factor produces MRLLVAEDEPTLANQLREALAAAGYAVDLADNGRDAHFMGDQEPYDAVVLDLGLPQLDGLSVLRRWRSAGRAMPVLILTARDAWHEKVAGIDAGADDYLTKPFHMEELLARLRALIRRAAGQACTELQCGPLVVDTRSGRVSVSGQALSLTSHEYRVLAYLMHRRGEIVSRTELTEHIYAQDFDRDSNTIEVFISRLRKKLPPGSIETVRGLGYRLSCPA; encoded by the coding sequence ATGCGCCTGCTGGTGGCCGAGGACGAACCGACGCTGGCAAACCAGCTGCGCGAGGCGCTCGCTGCCGCCGGCTACGCGGTGGACCTGGCCGACAACGGCCGTGACGCCCACTTCATGGGCGACCAGGAGCCCTACGACGCGGTGGTGCTGGACCTCGGCCTACCGCAGCTCGACGGCCTGAGCGTACTGCGCCGCTGGCGCAGCGCCGGGCGCGCGATGCCGGTGCTGATCCTCACCGCGCGCGACGCCTGGCACGAGAAGGTGGCCGGCATCGACGCCGGCGCCGACGACTATCTGACCAAGCCCTTCCACATGGAAGAGCTGCTCGCCCGCCTGCGTGCGCTGATCCGCCGCGCCGCCGGCCAGGCCTGCACGGAACTGCAGTGCGGCCCGCTGGTGGTGGACACACGCAGCGGTCGGGTCAGCGTCAGCGGGCAGGCCCTGAGCCTCACCAGCCACGAGTACCGCGTGCTCGCCTACCTGATGCACCGGCGCGGCGAGATCGTCTCGCGCACCGAGCTGACCGAACACATCTATGCCCAGGACTTCGACCGCGACTCGAACACCATCGAGGTGTTCATCAGCCGCCTGCGCAAGAAGCTGCCACCGGGCAGCATCGAGACCGTGCGCGGCCTGGGCTATCGGCTGTCCTGTCCGGCATGA
- a CDS encoding PepSY domain-containing protein, translating into MKRQLAILALILAGGTGLALASGDHDRAREALQAGQILPLRQVLDAVEREHPGQVMEVELEREHGAWVYEIKLLRSDGSLLKLELDAHSGAVLRSREKEKH; encoded by the coding sequence ATGAAACGCCAACTTGCCATCCTCGCCCTGATCCTCGCCGGCGGCACCGGTCTCGCGCTCGCCTCGGGCGACCACGACCGCGCCCGCGAGGCCCTGCAGGCCGGCCAGATCCTGCCGCTGCGCCAGGTGCTCGATGCCGTGGAGCGCGAGCACCCCGGCCAGGTGATGGAGGTCGAGCTCGAGCGCGAGCACGGCGCCTGGGTATACGAGATCAAGCTGCTGCGCAGCGACGGCTCGCTGCTCAAGCTCGAACTCGACGCACATAGCGGCGCGGTGCTGCGCAGCCGCGAGAAGGAGAAGCACTGA
- a CDS encoding DUF1924 domain-containing protein, with protein MKAVLYAIAAALSAGLAQPGAAAASGIDAQLSRYAAQARAADAGFTGFSVERGAQLHTQRFAGGKPETPACASCHGADPTKPGKTRTGKEIAPMALSASPTRYADPAKLEKWFGRNCREVMGRECTPLEKGDWLSFMRAR; from the coding sequence ATGAAAGCTGTCCTGTACGCAATCGCCGCGGCGCTGTCCGCCGGCCTGGCCCAGCCCGGAGCGGCTGCTGCATCCGGCATCGATGCCCAACTGTCGCGCTACGCCGCGCAGGCGCGCGCTGCCGATGCGGGTTTCACGGGCTTCTCGGTCGAGCGCGGTGCGCAACTGCACACGCAGCGCTTCGCCGGTGGCAAGCCAGAGACGCCGGCCTGCGCGAGCTGTCACGGCGCAGATCCGACCAAGCCGGGCAAGACCCGTACCGGCAAGGAGATTGCGCCGATGGCGCTGTCGGCTTCGCCCACTCGCTATGCCGACCCAGCCAAGCTGGAAAAGTGGTTCGGGCGCAACTGCCGCGAGGTGATGGGGCGCGAATGCACGCCGCTGGAAAAGGGCGACTGGCTGAGTTTCATGCGTGCGCGCTGA
- a CDS encoding diheme cytochrome c has product MKILRKISPRAVMAVLMVLAPGLFVLDKALAGGGHFYPPVTDPVVAEECGSCHMAYPAAMLPARSWSRIMGSLDQHFGDDASVDAQTAARIERYLVWHAADGQGARYAGKLLRGVAANATPQRITELPKWVREHREVSRAEWADPKVGSKANCAACHRDAERGYFDD; this is encoded by the coding sequence ATGAAGATCCTGCGCAAGATTTCCCCACGAGCGGTGATGGCCGTGCTGATGGTGCTTGCACCGGGCCTGTTCGTGCTCGACAAGGCGTTGGCCGGCGGCGGGCATTTCTACCCGCCGGTGACCGACCCGGTGGTGGCCGAAGAGTGCGGCAGCTGCCATATGGCCTACCCGGCCGCGATGCTGCCGGCACGTTCATGGTCGCGGATCATGGGTTCGCTGGACCAGCACTTCGGCGACGACGCCAGCGTGGATGCGCAGACCGCCGCACGCATCGAGCGCTACCTGGTTTGGCACGCCGCCGACGGCCAGGGCGCGCGCTATGCCGGCAAGTTGCTGCGCGGTGTCGCGGCGAATGCGACGCCGCAACGCATCACCGAGCTGCCCAAGTGGGTGCGTGAGCACCGCGAGGTGTCGCGTGCCGAATGGGCCGACCCCAAGGTGGGCTCCAAGGCCAATTGCGCGGCCTGCCATCGCGACGCCGAGCGCGGCTATTTCGACGACTGA
- a CDS encoding ferric reductase-like transmembrane domain-containing protein — MKTILAGFVSLVVLAWGLSLAAHGAGPGTLPWVAREQALLLSGLLSIGLMSLAMVLATRPVWLERPFGGMDRVYRAHKWAGILAGGFAALHWLVKESGGVIKALVGKAGRPPKAEYFGVLENLRDAAEELGEFVVYLLLAMVLLALWKRFPYKYWRHLHRAMPALYLMLAFHGAVLAPLWWWGTPAGVALGVMLGSAAVAAGLSLAGRIGRGRQVAGEVLAVNRLSPEVTEVICQLSADWPGHRAGQFAWVTFERLEGAHPFTIASADGGDRRVTFLIKALGDYTRSLPQRLAVGQPVSVEGPYGRFELGRHDRRARQVWVAGGIGVTPFLAWLGALRADPVSAPEADLHYCTRQRTGDPFVARLQALCADLPGVRLHVHDSGAEGPPCAEMLGLSAGGRAEVWFCGPQGLADHLRAGLARIGLRRLSFHREAFEMR, encoded by the coding sequence ATGAAAACGATCTTGGCAGGGTTTGTTTCCCTAGTCGTACTCGCCTGGGGGCTGAGTCTGGCTGCTCACGGTGCCGGTCCCGGCACGCTGCCCTGGGTGGCGCGCGAGCAGGCGCTGTTGCTCAGCGGTCTGTTGTCGATCGGGCTGATGTCGCTGGCCATGGTGCTGGCTACTCGGCCGGTCTGGCTGGAGCGCCCCTTCGGCGGCATGGACCGGGTCTATCGCGCGCACAAATGGGCTGGGATCCTGGCTGGCGGCTTTGCGGCGTTGCATTGGCTGGTCAAAGAGTCTGGCGGGGTCATCAAGGCCTTGGTCGGCAAGGCCGGACGGCCGCCCAAGGCTGAATACTTCGGTGTGCTGGAGAATCTGCGCGACGCTGCCGAGGAGCTGGGCGAGTTTGTGGTCTATCTGCTGCTGGCCATGGTGTTGCTGGCGCTGTGGAAACGCTTTCCCTACAAGTACTGGCGCCACCTGCATCGCGCCATGCCGGCGTTGTACCTGATGCTGGCCTTTCATGGCGCGGTGTTGGCACCGCTGTGGTGGTGGGGTACACCGGCCGGTGTCGCACTCGGCGTCATGCTGGGGAGCGCTGCGGTGGCAGCGGGGCTCTCACTGGCCGGGCGCATCGGCCGTGGGCGACAGGTGGCGGGTGAAGTGCTGGCGGTCAACCGTCTGTCGCCGGAGGTGACAGAAGTGATTTGCCAACTGTCGGCCGACTGGCCTGGGCACCGCGCCGGGCAGTTTGCTTGGGTGACTTTCGAGCGTCTCGAGGGCGCGCACCCCTTTACCATTGCCAGCGCCGACGGTGGTGATCGCAGGGTGACTTTCCTGATCAAGGCGCTGGGCGATTACACCCGCAGCCTGCCGCAGCGCCTGGCCGTCGGCCAGCCGGTGAGCGTGGAGGGCCCTTACGGACGCTTCGAGCTGGGCCGCCACGACCGCCGCGCGCGGCAGGTGTGGGTGGCTGGCGGCATCGGCGTGACCCCCTTCCTGGCTTGGCTGGGCGCGCTGCGTGCCGACCCTGTGTCCGCGCCTGAGGCCGACCTGCACTACTGTACCCGGCAGCGCACCGGCGACCCCTTTGTGGCACGGCTGCAAGCGCTGTGCGCCGATCTGCCGGGTGTGCGACTACATGTTCATGATAGTGGCGCCGAAGGCCCGCCCTGCGCTGAAATGCTGGGGCTGTCGGCCGGCGGTCGCGCCGAGGTGTGGTTCTGCGGACCCCAGGGCCTGGCCGATCATTTGCGCGCCGGGTTGGCGCGAATTGGCCTGCGTCGCCTGAGCTTTCATCGGGAGGCTTTCGAGATGCGCTGA
- the cysK gene encoding cysteine synthase A — translation MSNWYADNAESIGRTPLVRLNRILDGAGATVLAKIEGRNPAYSVKCRIGAAMVWDAEKRGLLGPGKEIVEPTSGNTGIALAFVAAARGIPLTLTMPETMSIERRKLLLAFGAKLVLTEGAKGMSGAVAKAEEIAASDPGRYVLLQQFKNPANPAIHEATTGPEIWEATGGQIDIFVAGVGTGGTITGVSRYLKQTRGKAVLSVAVEPSASPVLTQTLAGQPLKPGPHKIQGIGAGFVPPVLDLSLIDAVEQVSNEEAIDYARRLAREEGILSGISCGAAVAVAARLARRPEHAGKTIVVVLPDSGERYLSSALFEGMFDAAGMPLA, via the coding sequence ATGTCTAATTGGTATGCCGACAACGCAGAGTCCATCGGCCGTACGCCCTTGGTTCGTCTCAACCGTATCCTCGACGGTGCCGGTGCCACGGTGCTGGCCAAGATCGAGGGACGCAATCCGGCCTACTCGGTCAAGTGCCGGATTGGCGCAGCCATGGTGTGGGATGCCGAAAAACGCGGTCTGCTCGGTCCGGGTAAGGAAATCGTCGAGCCGACCAGCGGCAACACCGGCATCGCACTGGCTTTCGTTGCCGCCGCGCGCGGCATTCCGCTCACCCTGACCATGCCGGAAACCATGAGCATCGAGCGGCGTAAGCTGTTGCTGGCCTTCGGCGCCAAGCTGGTGCTGACCGAAGGCGCCAAGGGGATGAGCGGGGCAGTGGCCAAAGCCGAGGAAATCGCCGCTTCCGACCCAGGGCGCTATGTGCTGCTCCAGCAGTTCAAGAATCCGGCCAATCCGGCGATTCATGAAGCCACCACCGGTCCTGAAATCTGGGAGGCGACCGGCGGCCAGATCGATATCTTCGTTGCCGGCGTGGGTACCGGCGGCACCATCACCGGCGTGTCGCGCTACCTCAAGCAGACCCGCGGCAAGGCGGTGCTGTCGGTGGCGGTGGAGCCCAGCGCCAGTCCGGTGCTCACTCAGACGCTCGCCGGCCAGCCGCTCAAGCCGGGGCCGCACAAGATTCAAGGCATCGGTGCTGGCTTTGTGCCGCCGGTGTTGGATCTATCGCTGATAGACGCGGTGGAACAGGTCAGTAACGAGGAGGCCATCGACTATGCCCGTCGCCTGGCGCGCGAAGAAGGCATTTTGTCGGGCATCTCCTGCGGCGCGGCGGTAGCGGTGGCCGCGCGTCTGGCGCGCCGGCCGGAGCATGCGGGCAAGACCATCGTGGTGGTGCTGCCGGATTCGGGCGAGCGTTACCTGAGCTCCGCCCTGTTCGAAGGCATGTTCGACGCCGCCGGTATGCCTTTGGCCTGA